From the Saccharobesus litoralis genome, one window contains:
- the hslO gene encoding Hsp33 family molecular chaperone HslO codes for MQNQDQLHRYLFEDAHVRGEIVQLKNSYQSVLTNHNYPATIKQILGELLTATSLLTATLKFEGDITVQLQGDGPVKYIAINGNNQLELRGVARYEQAPSSTRLSDVVGQGYLVITITPTKGERYQGIVALEHETLAECLEKYFEQSEQLATSIRLFTDVESEQAAGILLQMLPTQATSDKSQEDLDKFEHLVTLTSTMTDEEIFNLQAQDVLYRLYHEENVQLFSPTAVNFVCGCSKEKTFNAIASINVAEVKSILDEQGEIKVTCEYCLTDYVFTPDELTSLTDGALKH; via the coding sequence ATGCAAAACCAAGATCAACTCCACAGATATTTATTTGAAGACGCCCACGTTCGTGGCGAAATAGTGCAACTTAAAAATAGCTACCAAAGTGTACTAACCAACCACAACTACCCTGCAACAATTAAACAAATTTTAGGTGAATTATTAACAGCAACCAGTTTGCTCACAGCGACACTTAAATTTGAAGGGGATATTACGGTTCAATTGCAAGGTGATGGTCCAGTTAAATACATAGCAATCAACGGTAATAATCAACTAGAACTGCGCGGGGTAGCACGTTATGAGCAAGCTCCCAGCTCAACACGCTTATCTGATGTAGTTGGCCAAGGTTATCTAGTTATCACTATCACTCCAACTAAAGGCGAGCGTTATCAGGGGATAGTAGCCTTGGAACACGAAACCTTAGCCGAATGTTTAGAAAAATACTTTGAACAATCTGAACAGCTAGCCACCTCTATTCGCTTATTTACCGATGTAGAATCAGAACAAGCGGCTGGCATTCTATTGCAAATGTTACCGACCCAAGCAACATCAGATAAATCGCAAGAAGATTTAGACAAGTTTGAACACTTGGTTACCTTAACATCGACCATGACAGACGAAGAGATTTTTAACCTGCAAGCTCAAGATGTTTTATATCGTTTATATCATGAAGAAAACGTACAACTATTTTCGCCAACAGCCGTAAATTTTGTTTGTGGCTGTTCAAAAGAAAAAACCTTTAACGCCATAGCGAGTATTAATGTGGCTGAAGTAAAGTCGATTTTAGATGAACAGGGCGAAATTAAAGTGACTTGTGAATACTGCCTAACTGATTATGTATTCACGCCAGACGAATTAACGTCATTAACGGATGGGGCGCTCAAGCACTAA